The following coding sequences lie in one Halomonas sp. 'Soap Lake #6' genomic window:
- a CDS encoding AlbA family DNA-binding domain-containing protein, which produces MSTATIEQRLSEPEGKQLEFKRDLSSPKPLMKTLVAFANTAGGQLIIGVDDDGTVLGVDDPLDMEERLTSMIADAIHPRLLPNIELVSVGEHTLVCIEVFLSSARPHFLKALGEENGVLVRLGSSNRQAGLALIHEMQRQASGTTFDVQAMPELSRDDLDHNAIQQAFRSEQLLDDNKLRTLRLLVSYQGRLVPSVGGILLFGRERQWHFEDAWIQCGRFRGNDKVEIFDQTDIHAPLPQAVDDIELFLKKHAFKQAEFGSMRRRDVWSIPLTILREAIINALVHSDYSQRGSPIRIAFFDDRIEIESPGLLMPGMTIEDMKRGVSMIRNPVIARVFRELGLIEQWGSGVKRIFAEAAAQGLPEPHIEEIANRVRLSIRLATPVSIQQSASVTQAESVPSESRLESRLESRLESRLESRLESALAARVLLILQQEPLGKAAMARELGHKGVSGELNKQVGNLRQQQLIEMTLPEKPNSRLQQYRLTPQGQRFLQDTFKDLT; this is translated from the coding sequence ATGTCCACCGCGACCATTGAACAGCGCCTAAGCGAGCCAGAAGGCAAGCAGCTTGAGTTCAAGCGCGACCTATCATCGCCCAAGCCGCTAATGAAAACCCTGGTTGCCTTTGCCAATACGGCTGGTGGCCAACTGATTATTGGTGTTGACGACGACGGCACGGTGCTAGGCGTGGATGATCCGCTGGATATGGAAGAGCGCCTGACCAGCATGATCGCGGATGCCATTCACCCTCGGCTATTACCCAATATTGAACTGGTGAGCGTGGGTGAACATACCCTGGTATGTATTGAGGTGTTTTTGAGTAGTGCGCGCCCGCACTTTCTCAAAGCGCTTGGCGAAGAAAACGGTGTTCTGGTGCGACTTGGTTCTAGCAATCGGCAGGCGGGGTTGGCGCTCATCCATGAGATGCAGCGTCAAGCGAGCGGCACTACGTTTGATGTTCAGGCTATGCCCGAGCTGAGCCGTGATGATCTTGATCATAACGCAATACAGCAAGCCTTTCGCAGCGAACAACTGCTTGATGACAACAAGTTACGAACATTACGGCTACTTGTCTCGTATCAAGGTCGTCTAGTACCCAGCGTGGGCGGAATTTTACTGTTTGGCCGCGAGCGCCAATGGCACTTTGAAGATGCCTGGATTCAGTGCGGGCGTTTTCGCGGTAACGATAAGGTCGAGATTTTCGACCAGACAGATATTCACGCGCCGCTACCCCAAGCGGTAGATGACATCGAGCTGTTTCTTAAAAAACATGCCTTTAAGCAGGCAGAGTTTGGTTCCATGCGCCGCCGCGATGTGTGGAGCATACCGCTGACCATCTTGCGTGAAGCGATTATTAACGCCTTGGTACACAGCGACTACTCCCAACGCGGCAGCCCCATACGCATTGCGTTTTTTGATGACCGTATCGAGATTGAAAGCCCAGGGCTTCTCATGCCCGGCATGACCATTGAAGACATGAAACGCGGCGTTTCCATGATTCGCAACCCAGTGATTGCCCGCGTATTTCGTGAGCTAGGGCTGATTGAGCAGTGGGGCAGCGGCGTAAAGCGTATTTTTGCCGAGGCCGCCGCCCAAGGGCTGCCTGAACCGCATATTGAAGAAATTGCCAATCGCGTGCGTTTGAGTATTCGGCTGGCAACGCCGGTTTCTATCCAGCAGTCAGCTTCAGTGACCCAGGCCGAGTCAGTGCCGTCAGAGTCACGGCTAGAGTCACGGCTAGAGTCACGGCTAGAGTCACGGCTAGAGTCACGGCTAGAGTCAGCGCTGGCAGCCAGAGTGCTGTTGATACTGCAGCAGGAGCCGCTGGGGAAAGCTGCCATGGCGCGTGAGCTGGGTCACAAGGGCGTTTCCGGTGAGCTCAATAAACAAGTAGGTAATTTACGCCAGCAGCAGCTTATCGAAATGACGTTGCCCGAAAAGCCCAATAGCCGCCTTCAACAATACCGCTTAACCCCTCAAGGCCAGCGCTTTTTGCAAGACACTTTCAAGGATCTAACATGA
- a CDS encoding DUF1016 N-terminal domain-containing protein — protein MTHSLSTRADYQAWLSSIKQRVQSARMRAALAANGELIALYYELGAQIVERETQAQWGSGFINAFSNDLRHAFPEVGGFSPKNLRYCRAFFRFYCDPAIWQQAVAKLADTPWAGIVLAYWPKRPGGITSRFSANALT, from the coding sequence ATGACACATAGCCTTTCTACCCGCGCCGACTATCAGGCCTGGCTGAGCAGCATTAAGCAGCGTGTGCAGTCTGCTCGTATGCGGGCAGCACTAGCGGCGAATGGCGAACTGATCGCACTCTACTACGAACTGGGCGCTCAGATTGTCGAACGGGAAACCCAGGCACAGTGGGGCAGTGGCTTTATTAACGCTTTCAGCAACGACCTACGCCACGCGTTTCCAGAGGTTGGTGGGTTTTCTCCCAAAAACCTGCGCTACTGCCGAGCTTTCTTCCGGTTTTACTGTGACCCTGCAATTTGGCAACAGGCTGTTGCCAAATTGGCCGACACGCCCTGGGCCGGTATCGTGCTGGCTTACTGGCCCAAACGCCCTGGGGGCATAACATCCAGATTTTCAGCAAATGCGCTGACCTAA